Proteins encoded within one genomic window of Nonomuraea gerenzanensis:
- a CDS encoding MarR family winged helix-turn-helix transcriptional regulator, translating to MTTSPEPQAVAERELCGLVNGLAQQIAVHVRERAVTLGLTAAQATALRELTGPMTMRELAERMSCEPSNATFIVDKLEKQGLIERRAHPTDRRAKQLVLTPEGDALRERLLELLVQDSPLAGLTAQQQRTLQELLEQAIIRS from the coding sequence ATGACCACCTCACCAGAACCGCAGGCCGTCGCCGAGCGGGAGCTGTGCGGCCTGGTGAACGGGCTGGCCCAGCAGATCGCCGTTCACGTACGCGAACGCGCCGTCACCCTCGGCCTCACCGCCGCCCAGGCGACCGCGCTGAGGGAGCTGACCGGGCCCATGACCATGCGAGAGCTCGCCGAACGCATGAGCTGCGAGCCCTCCAACGCCACCTTCATCGTGGACAAGCTGGAAAAGCAGGGCTTGATCGAGCGCCGCGCGCACCCCACCGACCGCCGCGCCAAGCAACTCGTCCTCACCCCGGAGGGCGACGCCCTGCGTGAACGGCTCCTCGAACTGCTCGTCCAGGACTCACCGCTGGCCGGCCTCACCGCCCAGCAGCAGCGCACCCTTCAGGAACTGCTCGAACAGGCCATCATCCGCTCATGA
- a CDS encoding MBL fold metallo-hydrolase has protein sequence MPDGVIQGRPGCWLPDTTEETWAAHPQYLDDSGHLVASIGGLLVENGGRALLIDAGWGPVSLPAEAGSPNGAVRGGALLDSLAELGRRPEEIEAVAFTHLHIDHLGWAWRLAPGGDQPVFTRAEYLVAAPEWAHRDLAAQGITEEEVAALTPRVRTVADGQEIFPGVRVQVTGGHTAGHTQYVITGGGTRLIAFGDALHSPIQVDHPEWSCLYDHDRARSAEHRRQLVAELEEPDTIGFGIHFADAAFGQVRRDGGGSAWRPLEV, from the coding sequence GTGCCGGACGGGGTGATCCAGGGCAGGCCCGGCTGCTGGCTGCCGGACACCACCGAGGAGACCTGGGCCGCTCATCCGCAGTACCTGGATGACTCCGGGCATCTGGTGGCGAGCATCGGTGGTCTGCTGGTGGAGAACGGGGGGCGCGCACTGTTGATCGACGCCGGGTGGGGGCCGGTGTCGCTGCCGGCCGAGGCGGGCAGCCCGAACGGGGCCGTGCGCGGTGGCGCGCTGCTGGACAGTCTGGCCGAGCTGGGGCGCAGGCCGGAGGAGATCGAGGCGGTGGCCTTCACGCACTTGCACATCGATCATCTCGGCTGGGCCTGGCGACTCGCCCCGGGTGGTGACCAGCCCGTGTTCACGCGGGCCGAGTATCTGGTGGCCGCGCCGGAATGGGCTCACCGTGATCTGGCCGCACAGGGGATCACTGAGGAGGAAGTCGCCGCGCTGACGCCGCGCGTGCGTACGGTGGCGGACGGGCAGGAGATCTTCCCTGGCGTACGGGTGCAGGTCACCGGCGGTCACACGGCCGGGCACACGCAGTACGTCATCACCGGGGGCGGCACCCGGCTGATCGCCTTCGGCGACGCCCTGCATTCGCCGATCCAGGTGGACCACCCCGAATGGTCCTGCCTCTATGACCATGACCGTGCCCGGTCCGCCGAGCATCGTCGTCAGCTCGTCGCCGAGTTGGAAGAGCCTGACACGATCGGTTTCGGCATCCACTTCGCCGATGCGGCCTTCGGGCAGGTTCGCAGGGACGGTGGCGGGTCCGCCTGGCGCCCGCTGGAAGTCTGA
- a CDS encoding serine hydrolase domain-containing protein, producing the protein MNNGFTATGLRRLRDVLARHVDSGKIPGLVALVSRGGQTHVEAIGTMQHDGGAPMQRDTIFRMASTSKPVSIAAAMVLLDECRLRLDDVVDPWLPELADRQVLTSPDAELDDTVPARRPITVRDILTSTFGLGLDFTALGKPIMNAVFAQGLTPNLPTEVPEQDEWMRRLGELPLMHQPGRQWQYHISNDLAGVLVSRVTGQSFEDFLRERIFAPLGMTDTGFHVPADQLDRLPTLYAPDPATGEFLAWDEPKDGRWSKPPAFQGGGGGLVSTADDYHAYFRMLLNGGTHNGQRILSRPAVELMTTNRLTPEQNAPRTALARDNVHISFGQGQQGGWGIGMAVRTYRGDYAPIGQFGWDGGSGTSAYADPANQLTGILLCQLGYSVPNPAHLMSDFWTTVYQAIED; encoded by the coding sequence ATGAACAACGGCTTCACCGCGACGGGTCTGCGCAGGCTGCGGGACGTGCTGGCCAGGCACGTCGACTCCGGGAAGATCCCCGGCTTGGTGGCCCTGGTCAGCCGAGGCGGCCAGACCCACGTCGAGGCCATCGGCACGATGCAGCACGACGGCGGCGCGCCCATGCAGCGCGACACCATCTTCCGGATGGCCTCCACCTCCAAGCCCGTCTCCATCGCCGCCGCGATGGTCCTGCTGGACGAATGCCGGCTGCGCCTGGACGACGTGGTGGACCCCTGGCTGCCCGAACTGGCCGACCGCCAGGTGCTCACCAGCCCCGACGCCGAGCTGGACGACACCGTCCCGGCCCGCCGCCCCATCACCGTCCGCGACATCCTCACCTCCACCTTCGGCCTCGGCCTCGACTTCACCGCCCTCGGCAAGCCCATCATGAACGCCGTCTTCGCCCAGGGCCTCACCCCCAACCTGCCGACCGAGGTCCCCGAACAGGACGAATGGATGCGCCGCCTCGGCGAGCTGCCGCTGATGCACCAGCCCGGCCGGCAGTGGCAGTACCACATCAGCAACGACCTGGCCGGCGTCCTGGTCTCCCGGGTCACCGGCCAGAGCTTCGAGGACTTCCTGCGCGAGCGCATCTTCGCCCCCCTCGGCATGACCGACACCGGCTTCCACGTCCCCGCCGACCAGCTCGACCGGCTGCCCACCCTGTACGCCCCCGACCCCGCCACCGGCGAGTTCCTGGCCTGGGACGAGCCCAAGGACGGCCGCTGGAGCAAGCCCCCGGCCTTCCAGGGCGGCGGCGGCGGCCTGGTCTCCACCGCCGACGACTACCACGCCTACTTCCGCATGCTGCTCAACGGCGGCACCCACAACGGACAGCGCATCCTGTCCCGCCCGGCCGTGGAGCTGATGACCACCAACCGGCTCACCCCCGAGCAGAACGCCCCCCGCACCGCCCTAGCCCGCGACAACGTGCACATCTCCTTCGGCCAGGGCCAGCAGGGCGGCTGGGGCATCGGCATGGCCGTGCGCACCTACCGCGGCGACTACGCCCCCATCGGCCAGTTCGGCTGGGACGGCGGCAGCGGCACCTCCGCCTACGCCGACCCCGCCAACCAGCTCACCGGCATCCTGCTCTGCCAGCTCGGCTACAGCGTGCCCAACCCGGCACACCTGATGAGCGACTTCTGGACCACCGTCTACCAGGCCATCGAGGACTGA